From Neobacillus sp. PS2-9, the proteins below share one genomic window:
- a CDS encoding FTR1 family protein, producing MGKNILHKIMILLLIVGFGVHNPALAAGNAKEDILKAEESVDEAIGYATEGNLSEAEKAYERFNKTWREIEEGIKAESATAYRDIESNMGKVVYAFTIKKQDQVLQALQNLKAVNVKVANGGYPKEAGFKKKDITLEEFILLLQNTKKEIKNEKRTQAISSIQKASDSWLSVEGIVVAQSAKVYSDSERDLVTIQAMLTANPPNYEKATQTIDNMVNYLTPLASKSEYTYWDAAMILIREGLEALLVVIALMSFVKKSGLTKGKGWIWSGVAAGLGVSLILALIVKFVISSGAFGNNNALIGGWTGVFAAVMLLYMSYWLHSQSNIADWNRYIREKSQTAVTTGRLVSLGILAFLAVFREGTETVLFYIGMASQIKLQSLLIGFLIGAAILGVLAYLLIIVGLKLPLRPFFMVSSVIVFYLCVKFTGMGIHSLQLAGLIPTTNSQNIPSIDFFALYPTWESTIPQVILVLGAVFIILFKRLKTKNVMTAAENN from the coding sequence ATGGGCAAAAATATATTACATAAAATTATGATCCTTCTACTAATAGTCGGATTTGGAGTACATAATCCAGCATTAGCTGCCGGGAATGCTAAAGAAGATATTTTGAAAGCTGAAGAATCGGTAGATGAGGCAATTGGCTATGCTACCGAAGGAAATCTTTCAGAGGCAGAGAAGGCATATGAACGATTTAATAAAACCTGGAGAGAAATTGAAGAAGGTATTAAAGCTGAATCAGCAACTGCCTATCGAGATATTGAATCAAATATGGGCAAGGTTGTTTATGCCTTTACGATAAAAAAACAGGATCAAGTTTTACAGGCCTTGCAAAATTTAAAGGCTGTTAATGTAAAAGTAGCTAATGGCGGCTATCCAAAAGAGGCGGGCTTTAAGAAAAAAGATATAACCTTAGAAGAATTTATTCTTTTGTTACAAAATACAAAAAAAGAAATTAAAAACGAAAAGCGAACTCAAGCCATTTCAAGCATTCAAAAGGCAAGTGATAGTTGGCTAAGCGTTGAAGGAATCGTAGTTGCACAATCTGCAAAAGTATACAGTGACTCGGAAAGAGATTTAGTTACGATCCAAGCAATGCTTACCGCTAATCCACCAAACTATGAGAAAGCAACTCAAACCATCGATAATATGGTAAATTACCTTACTCCTTTAGCGAGTAAATCTGAATACACGTATTGGGATGCGGCAATGATTCTCATTCGCGAAGGCTTAGAAGCTTTACTTGTAGTTATTGCTCTGATGTCTTTTGTGAAAAAATCAGGTCTGACAAAGGGGAAAGGCTGGATTTGGTCTGGAGTAGCAGCTGGTTTAGGTGTTAGTTTAATCCTTGCCCTGATTGTTAAGTTTGTTATTTCATCTGGTGCATTTGGCAATAACAACGCTCTAATAGGCGGATGGACAGGGGTATTTGCAGCAGTCATGTTATTGTACATGAGTTACTGGCTTCATAGTCAATCCAATATCGCTGATTGGAATCGCTATATTCGTGAAAAAAGTCAGACAGCAGTTACCACAGGCCGGCTTGTATCATTAGGTATTCTTGCCTTTCTGGCGGTATTTCGTGAAGGAACGGAAACAGTATTATTTTATATAGGGATGGCGAGTCAAATTAAGCTCCAATCTCTTTTAATTGGGTTTTTAATTGGTGCTGCCATACTTGGGGTATTAGCCTATTTACTAATTATTGTTGGTCTTAAATTACCACTTCGTCCATTCTTTATGGTATCAAGTGTCATCGTTTTTTATCTATGTGTTAAATTTACTGGAATGGGTATTCATAGCCTGCAATTGGCGGGATTAATCCCAACCACAAATTCACAAAATATCCCAAGTATAGATTTCTTTGCTTTATATCCAACATGGGAAAGCACGATCCCACAGGTCATTCTTGTCCTCGGTGCAGTTTTCATTATTCTATTTAAAAGATTAAAAACTAAAAATGTAATGACAGCAGCAGAAAATAATTAA